The Pelodiscus sinensis isolate JC-2024 chromosome 5, ASM4963464v1, whole genome shotgun sequence genome includes a region encoding these proteins:
- the C5H4orf54 gene encoding uncharacterized protein C4orf54 homolog, whose amino-acid sequence MENALSQSPGEQPESRKGGAKSNKMRRPPAEPGTATSKEAKYVEIEGSPRGREARPQPLTLTLAGSSPPHAALEISALSGSATKALDSASSSPASLARESESREPGWKATEAEGCSAGSPSGGSNENASSGLPPAQLGASGCPESSSASCLSPVSKASAFPQRQGALAQGKTSSSSCGCESEDGDDADCKGGCLLGPGVGSRAGEEAHYISTHEIQLSEVDHDMDFDLGLASRWDFEDNNVIYSFVDYASFGSDEMLGDTPTEEDNSCYLSTTTSEANARADSLENTSSTELASIPSESDTPSAHTCASSEERQAKTTSRGSAEPAAGHILLSIKPTSRAINELSNLPEKQNTIDAAKHEGDMSLRLSTAPERRAGFKADATHELAKKFIAVPARLQTRCGALRAKELGGYSSGASSAVSELDDADKEVRNLTARAFRSLAYPYLDTLSFSSRESSASLSDQALGINRWSTYLDLKCGNLGQKPEQHLFKSSAEPSAWHRSAGTKTSSDQLYIRSNKSQTKALEFVVSKLDGEITHVETPACFEKRIQSGSRVVTLLETLNFSSNINAGVPKAPKRPENAAAGSGGADEAPETLPRELGHEAGKQPAAEVSEGAPNKSKFASSLLKNVISKKMQREHEFKMERGEITDTSYTGMAGSLPSKEQEGSAREKLKDGGMQRQNSRFSECSSDYTILTADDLGDFSGSKSPTSKASTPRLDRPLSETRLEEVCEIKKSASEAIKATFLRSQNSAFRSWKEKEAEKKKEERAPIGKLKSSSAKYDWRADLGETSASKSRKMSRLFVPNIQRTPKEKQSGTQVTRYSTATYAARSDTPLKPKLPEIKISLGSVQQSKDHPFSIAKLLTPKLAANAPTFPKAAEDSRGLLQKAFKAEGLDKVPQFLVRDIRDNKPKVPGPIHQVRDVRKLIKSSYGHDSGETGSDRSSALSDQITSEQKPRQLVIAGIPRALSPMVITCQAVSNSREDKGAGEMGAKAPAGGKLLPATPEGTILVHRTSGRLPVATIAPNKSDPRLPAVLKIVSKPSAPWRHQQQQPPPPPPPPPAPATAPAEKGKVAAEEEPREEAKARPSRNALEKLTAAVRSMEELYSFSKHEWKRKSDPRPITDSHVLSLIASEERGGRAGPGEEKGPAPLPIPAPPAPERQPLPASGPNPDKVSAKAAAFESLARERPRPLPGPRGEAAAADRASGPPPPRSLFSVSSAHKAAPAKLPAEAAPLRGFKGQAGPRSLKLSPAAANAGKGPGEGEKGAAGPDCGNYLALPLKEPPAGAGGGRQGPLSASAAAAALQPFSAAKSPSGPSPKQQPGPAAPAPEPPPAAIYPQPLPLAALQGAQAAPLLCFSPPSAAEPFPPTQRKVLLDLSTGQYYLVDAPVQQPLKKRLFDPETGQYVEVPMPQQPAVAPMPLPISPLALNPGPYGATYMIYPGFLPTMLPANALQTQISLPGSDISAPAETGSPAAAGLAGGGGGGEASFVESPYYIATGKPQSSAASAQLRGVEGKPVISITSQQMGPRIIAPPSFDGTTMRFVVEHR is encoded by the coding sequence ATGGAAAACGCCCTCTCCCAGTCGCCCGGCGAGCAGCCCGAGAGCCGAAAAGGGGGAGCGAAAAGCAACAAGATGCGCCGTCCCCCGGCCGAGCCAGGCACCGCCACCTCCAAGGAAGCGAAGTACGTGGAGATCGAGGGGTCCCCGCGAGGGCGCGaagccaggccccagcccctaaCACTGACTTTGGCAGGTTCCAGCCCTCCCCACGCAGCGCTGGAGATCAGCGCGCTTAGCGGCTCGGCTACCAAGGCGCTGGATAGCGCCAGCAGCTCGCCAGCATCCTTGGCGCGGGAATCCGAAAGCCGGGAGCCGGGGTGGAAAGCTACCGAGGCGGAGGGCTGCAGCGCTGGCTCCCCCTCGGGAGGGTCTAACGAAAACGCGTCGTCtggcctccccccagcacagctgggCGCCAGCGGCTGCCCGGAATCCTCCTCCGCCTCTTGCCTTTCCCCGGTGAGCAAGGCGAGCGCGTTtccccagaggcagggcgccCTCGCCCAGGGCAaaacctcctcctcttcctgcggCTGCGAGAGCGAGGATGGCGACGACGCGGACTGCAAAGGAGGCTGCTTGCTCGGCCCAGGTGTGGGCAGCCGTGCGGGCGAGGAGGCGCACTACATTAGCACCCACGAGATCCAGCTCAGTGAGGTGGACCACGACATGGACTTCGACCTGGGGCTGGCCTCCCGGTGGGACTTCGAAGACAACAACGTGATCTACTCCTTCGTGGACTACGCCTCCTTCGGGAGCGACGAGATGCTGGGGGACACGCCGACGGAGGAGGACAATAGCTGTTATCTCAGCACGACCACCAGCGAGGCCAATGCGCGCGCGGACAGCCTGGAGAACACCAGCAGCACGGAGCTCGCCAGCATTCCCTCGGAAAGCGATACCCCCAGCGCGCACACGTGCGCCAGCTCGGAAGAGCGCCAGGCCAAGACCACCAGCCGCGGGAGCGCGGAGCCCGCCGCAGGCCACATTCTCCTATCAATCAAGCCCACTTCCCGGGCTATAAATGAGCTTAGCAACCTGCCCGAGAAGCAAAACACTATTGACGCTGCCAAGCATGAAGGCGACATGAGCCTCCGCCTCTCCACAGCTCCCGAACGCAGGGCCGGTTTCAAAGCCGACGCGACTCATGAGCTGGCCAAAAAATTCATCGCCGTCCCCGCGCGCCTGCAGACGCGGTGCGGAGCGCTGCGGGCGAAGGAACTGGGGGGTTACTCCAGCGGGGCCTCCAGCGCCGTCAGCGAGCTGGACGATGCGGATAAAGAAGTGCGAAACCTGACAGCCCGGGCTTTCCGGAGCTTGGCTTACCCCTACTTGGACACGCTCAGCTTCAGCTCCAGGGAGTCCTCCGCGTCCCTTTCGGACCAGGCGCTAGGGATCAACCGATGGTCCACTTACCTAGACCTCAAGTGCGGCAATCTCGGGCAGAAACCGGAGCAGCATCTGTTCAAGAGCAGCGCCGAACCCAGCGCCTGGCACAGAAGCGCGGGAACGAAGACATCCAGCGACCAGCTCTACATCCGCTCCAATAAGTCGCAGACGAAAGCCCTAGAGTTCGTGGTCAGCAAGCTCGATGGGGAGATAACCCACGTCGAAACGCCGGCCTGCTTCGAGAAGCGGATCCAGTCCGGCTCCCGCGTTGTCACTTTGTTGGAGACGCTAAATTTTAGCAGCAATATCAACGCGGGTGTGCCCAAAGCTCCCAAACGTCCCGAAAATGCTGCCGCTGGGTCAGGCGGCGCCGATGAAGCTCCAGAAACCTTGCCCCGGGAGCTGGGCCATGAGGCTGGCAAACAACCAGCGGCAGAAGTCTCGGAGGGCGCCCCTAATAAATCGAAATTCGCCTCCAGCCTCCTCAAGAATGTCATCTCGAAGAAAATGCAGCGGGAGCACGAGTTCAAAATGGAGAGGGGGGAGATCACAGACACTTCGTACACTGGAATGGCCGGGTCCCTGCCTTCCAAGGAGCAAGAGGGCTCAGCGAGGGAGAAGCTGAAAGACGGGGGCATGCAGAGGCAGAACTCCAGGTTTTCCGAGTGCAGCTCTGACTACACCATTTTAACAGCTGATGATCTGGGCGATTTTTCTGGCAGCAAGTCGCCGACGTCTAAAGCGTCTACCCCTCGCCTAGACCGACCCCTATCGGAAACGCGCTTGGAAGAGGTGTGCGAAATTAAGAAGAGCGCCTCGGAGGCCATCAAGGCGACCTTCCTCCGCAGCCAGAACAGCGCGTTCAGGTCCTGGAAAGAGAAAGAGGCcgagaagaagaaagaagagcgAGCTCCCATCGGGAAACTCAAGTCCTCCTCGGCCAAATACGACTGGAGGGCCGATCTCGGGGAGACCTCAGCCAGCAAGTCCAGGAAAATGTCTCGTCTCTTCGTCCCCAACATTCAGCGCACCCCCAAGGAAAAACAGTCTGGCACGCAGGTGACCAGGTACTCCACAGCCACCTACGCGGCGCGGTCCGACACCCCCCTGAAGCCCAAGCTCCCCGAGATCAAAATCAGCCTGGGCAGCGTGCAGCAGAGCAAGGATCACCCCTTTAGCATCGCGAAGCTGCTCACCCCCAAGCTAGCCGCTAACGCACCCACCTTCCCCAAGGCCGCGGAGGACAGCCGAGGCCTGCTGCAGAAGGCGTTCAAAGCGGAGGGCCTGGACAAGGTGCCGCAGTTCTTGGTGCGCGATATAAGAGACAACAAGCCCAAGGTCCCAGGGCCCATTCACCAGGTGCGAGATGTCAGGAAACTGATCAAGAGCTCGTACGGCCACGACTCGGGCGAGACCGGCAGCGACAGGAGCAGCGCGCTCTCTGACCAGATCACCTCGGAGCAGAAGCCGAGGCAGCTGGTCATAGCAGGGATCCCCCGGGCGCTGTCGCCCATGGTGATCACCTGCCAGGCTGTCAGCAACAGCAGGGAGGACAAGGGAGCGGGCGAAATGGGGGCCaaagccccagcagggggcaagCTGCTGCCTGCCACGCCGGAGGGGACGATCCTGGTGCACAGGACCTCGGGGAGGCTGCCCGTGGCCACCATCGCCCCCAACAAGAGCGACCCTCGCTTGCCCGCCGTGCTGAAGATCGTGTCCAAACCCTCCGCGCCCTggaggcaccagcagcagcagccgccgccaccaccgccgccgccgccagcgCCCGCCACCGCGCCCGCTGAGAAAGGCAAGGTCGCGGCGGAGGAGGAGCCGCGGGAGGAGGCCAAGGCGCGGCCGAGCCGCAACGCGTTGGAGAAGCTGACGGCGGCGGTGCGCAGCATGGAGGAGCTGTACAGCTTCAGCAAGCACGAGTGGAAGCGCAAGAGCGACCCGCGGCCCATCACCGACAGCCACGTGCTCTCCCTCATCGCCAGCGAGGAGCGGGGCGGCCGCGCGGGGCCCGGCGAGGAGAagggcccggccccgctgcccatCCCGGCGCCGCCCGCCCCCGAGCGCCAGCCGCTCCCGGCCTCCGGCCCCAACCCCGACAAGGTCTCGGCCAAGGCGGCCGCCTTCGAGAGCCTGGCGCgggagcggccccgccccctgcccgggcCCCGCGGGGAGGCTGCCGCAGCGGACAGAGCCTCGGGCCCGCCGCCGCCTCGAAGCCTCTTCAGCGTCAGTTCCGCGCACAAGGCGGCGCCGGCCAAGCTCCCCGCCGAGGCCGCCCCGCTCCGCGGCTTCAAGGGCCAGGCCGGCCCGCGCTCCCTCAAGCTCTCCCCGGCCGCCGCCAACGCGGGCAAGGGGCCCGGCGAAGGCGAGAAGGGCGCGGCAGGGCCGGACTGCGGGAACTACCTGGCCCTGCCGCTCAAGGAGCCGCCGGCGGGAGCAGGCGGCGGCCGCCAGGGCCCGCTCTCGGCTTCGGCTGCAGCCGCCGCCCTGCAGCCCTTCAGCGCCGCCAAGAGCCCGAGCGGCCCCAGCCCCAAGCagcagcccggccccgccgcccccgcGCCCGAGCCGCCGCCCGCCGCCATTTACCCGCAGCCGCTGCCCCTGGCCGCCCTGCAGGGGGCGCAGGCCGCGCCGCTGCTCTGCTTCTCGCCGCCCTCGGCCGCCGAGCCCTTCCCGCCCACGCAGCGCAAGGTGCTGCTGGACCTGAGCACCGGCCAGTACTACCTGGTGGACGCGCCCGTGCAGCAGCCCCTCAAGAAGCGGCTCTTTGACCCCGAGACCGGCCAGTACGTGGAGGTGCCCATGCCCCAGCAGCCGGCCGTGGCCCCCAtgccgctccccatctcccccttGGCGCTCAACCCGGGGCCTTACGGAGCCACCTACATGATCTACCCTGGCTTCCTGCCCACCATGCTGCCCGCGAACGCCCTGCAGACTCAGATCTCCCTCCCGGGCAGCGACATCAGCGCCCCCGCCGAGACCGGCAGCCCAGCGGCAGCAggactggcggggggaggaggtggaggggaggcaAGTTTTGTGGAAAGCCCTTATTATATCGCCACGGGTAAACCCCAGTCGTCAGCCGCCTCTGCCCAGctcaggggagtggaggggaagccGGTCATCAGCATCACGTCGCAGCAAATGGGGCCAAGGATAATTGCCCCGCCCTCCTTTGATGGTACCACCATGAGGTTTGTGGTGGAGCACAGATGA